From a region of the Chloroflexota bacterium genome:
- a CDS encoding ThiF family adenylyltransferase, protein MKLPQIKYAHNPVRLSHNRIRIGTIQYGVGSEIIDDEQGTIWRLLQLMDGTRTIETIITEMQLGTSIDTESIREAITDLIESGFVEDVDAPPPLVLTSAELERYSRSVNYFSWIDTTPRSSSYEIQSRLKQSHVTLLGLGGSGSSVAMSLVAAGIHSLHCVDFDKVELSNLNRQLLFNEKDLGNSKVESGVNHLKDINSYVNITGQELKVESANDIIPLMRNCDLFILCADKPQEIILQWTNSAAFETNTPWMMCLYAGPMVVIGIFVPHQTPCYECMKHDENDKNVLRDGTNPEHLYNRLDINAVIAPTASLTGHFGALEAIYFLTGLQPQTVGKIFHQNLMIYDHIYYITPSFWPECPVCSSKEVLS, encoded by the coding sequence ATGAAACTACCACAAATAAAATACGCTCATAACCCTGTTCGGTTATCGCACAATCGTATTCGGATTGGCACAATACAATATGGGGTTGGATCTGAAATAATTGATGATGAACAAGGGACTATCTGGCGTTTGCTGCAATTAATGGATGGAACACGAACGATTGAAACCATCATTACTGAAATGCAGCTCGGTACCTCCATTGATACGGAAAGTATACGTGAGGCAATTACTGATCTCATAGAATCAGGTTTTGTTGAAGATGTTGATGCTCCGCCTCCTCTAGTATTAACATCTGCTGAATTGGAACGATACAGTCGTAGTGTTAATTATTTTAGTTGGATTGATACAACACCTCGGAGTAGCAGCTATGAAATTCAATCTCGACTAAAACAATCACATGTTACACTTCTAGGACTAGGCGGATCAGGATCATCGGTAGCAATGAGCCTCGTGGCAGCAGGGATACATTCATTACACTGTGTTGATTTTGATAAAGTTGAACTATCTAATTTGAATCGACAGTTATTATTCAACGAAAAAGATCTTGGGAATTCCAAAGTAGAAAGCGGGGTTAATCATTTAAAAGATATTAATTCGTATGTTAATATCACAGGTCAGGAGTTAAAAGTAGAATCTGCAAATGATATTATCCCTTTGATGCGAAATTGCGACTTATTTATTCTTTGCGCAGATAAACCTCAAGAAATTATTCTGCAATGGACAAATAGTGCGGCATTTGAGACGAATACCCCCTGGATGATGTGTCTTTACGCTGGCCCTATGGTGGTGATTGGCATTTTTGTACCACACCAAACGCCTTGTTATGAATGTATGAAACATGATGAGAATGATAAAAACGTACTCCGTGATGGGACGAATCCAGAGCATCTCTACAATAGGCTTGATATCAATGCTGTTATTGCACCAACTGCAAGTTTAACAGGACATTTTGGGGCGCTTGAGGCAATCTATTTTCTTACTGGATTACAACCACAAACAGTAGGGAAAATATTTCATCAAAATCTCATGATTTATGATCATATCTATTATATCACGCCTTCATTTTGGCCAGAATGTCCCGTATGCAGCAGTAAGGAAGTATTATCATAG
- a CDS encoding DUF2785 domain-containing protein, whose amino-acid sequence MIIEQDLKDQLQTIADNNFSISNEVKPFDLALMMLDHIGSTDSYLRDNLIYTSFATWILDHHLFSHDELNQLLSIVLDEKHLFYRIGETNTHSVFTRSFSVLLLPLLLIENRTSAFLSEAAIQSIKSKLLQYIHDEQDLRGYTEAYGWAHAVAHMADAFDDLAQCSALDAHDLQAILQAISTKICVGTTYYIHEEDERMVTAVMSIINRNILTEHDLAEWITGFDIQLQQSDQNPLNYTYFNTKQFLRSLYFRLQPKNGQEKTVQVINQLLNKISHFKD is encoded by the coding sequence ATGATAATCGAACAAGATTTGAAGGATCAACTTCAAACAATTGCCGACAATAATTTTTCGATCTCTAACGAAGTAAAACCGTTTGATTTAGCATTGATGATGCTAGATCATATTGGATCAACAGACAGTTATCTTCGTGATAATCTCATTTATACCAGCTTTGCAACGTGGATTCTCGATCACCATCTCTTTAGTCATGACGAATTAAACCAGCTATTATCAATTGTTCTCGATGAAAAGCATCTGTTTTATCGGATTGGTGAAACGAATACTCATTCTGTATTTACACGATCATTCTCGGTCTTACTGCTACCACTGCTATTAATTGAAAACCGCACGAGTGCGTTTTTATCGGAAGCTGCTATTCAATCCATTAAATCAAAATTATTACAATATATCCACGATGAACAGGATTTGCGTGGCTATACGGAAGCGTATGGTTGGGCACATGCCGTTGCCCACATGGCTGATGCCTTTGATGATCTAGCACAATGTTCAGCATTAGATGCCCACGATTTACAAGCAATCCTTCAAGCAATTTCCACAAAAATATGTGTCGGTACAACATATTACATCCATGAAGAAGATGAACGCATGGTAACAGCGGTTATGAGTATTATCAATCGCAATATCCTAACGGAACACGATCTCGCCGAATGGATCACTGGGTTTGATATCCAGCTCCAACAAAGCGATCAGAATCCGTTAAATTACACCTATTTTAATACGAAACAGTTCCTGCGAAGCTTATATTTTAGATTGCAACCTAAAAATGGGCAAGAAAAAACTGTTCAGGTTATCAACCAGCTATTAAATAAAATAAGCCACTTTAAGGATTAA
- a CDS encoding ATP-grasp domain-containing protein, with product MSRHFLLIGTAREVHPKIKQLGHRLSLLCPVKNIKTLKNHGDYDRIIGMAANATIDQWIEQARLIHSHAPIDVLGGFNEVTQHIAADVAAALKLPYHSSATIHYTRQKDAMRQVLREANLDPTIAQSVETADDIKAFGERYGYPLVLKPRDGRASMGVSIIRSAAEIATAQAWFDAGAAGHAMLVEEYLSGEEYSVEAFSEYGQHHIICVTQKFKDPQTSVETGHCLPALLPQATVAEITSFVEQVLTALDLQNGPSHTEIILTARGPRIVETHARLAGDSIVELMELASGIDVDQLWIKQVAGETVFEQLPRSFQRWAAIAYASPQAIGRLERIDGQEQATHCPGVVKAEALQEIGSFFQGASDSFARGAFVIATGDTAMLATTQARQAAQCFRFLVNCADPSTHS from the coding sequence ATGAGCCGCCATTTTCTCTTAATCGGCACAGCTCGCGAGGTTCATCCCAAAATCAAGCAACTTGGTCATCGCCTGAGCCTCTTGTGCCCGGTCAAAAATATTAAAACACTCAAGAACCATGGCGATTATGATCGCATTATTGGCATGGCAGCGAACGCAACCATCGATCAATGGATCGAGCAGGCCCGCTTAATCCATAGCCATGCTCCAATTGATGTGCTTGGTGGCTTCAATGAAGTGACCCAGCATATTGCTGCCGATGTTGCCGCAGCGTTGAAACTGCCCTATCATAGCTCCGCGACAATTCACTATACGCGCCAGAAAGATGCGATGCGTCAGGTATTACGCGAGGCTAACCTTGATCCAACCATAGCGCAATCGGTCGAAACTGCCGACGACATTAAGGCATTTGGCGAACGCTATGGCTATCCATTGGTATTAAAGCCGCGTGATGGTCGAGCAAGCATGGGCGTTTCGATTATTCGTTCTGCTGCTGAGATTGCCACTGCCCAAGCATGGTTTGATGCCGGTGCAGCAGGCCATGCAATGTTGGTCGAAGAATATTTAAGTGGCGAAGAATATAGTGTTGAAGCCTTTTCGGAATATGGCCAACATCATATAATCTGCGTCACCCAAAAATTCAAAGACCCCCAAACCAGTGTTGAGACTGGCCATTGCTTGCCAGCACTGCTGCCTCAAGCAACAGTTGCAGAAATTACAAGCTTCGTCGAACAGGTTTTAACGGCGCTTGATCTACAGAATGGCCCATCACATACCGAAATTATTCTGACTGCTCGCGGCCCACGGATTGTCGAAACTCACGCACGGCTTGCCGGCGATAGCATTGTTGAATTAATGGAACTAGCCAGCGGAATTGATGTTGATCAACTCTGGATTAAACAGGTCGCTGGTGAAACAGTCTTTGAGCAACTTCCACGCAGTTTTCAACGCTGGGCAGCAATTGCCTATGCCAGCCCCCAGGCGATTGGCAGACTGGAACGGATAGATGGCCAAGAACAAGCAACGCATTGTCCCGGCGTGGTTAAAGCCGAAGCACTCCAAGAGATTGGAAGTTTCTTTCAAGGTGCAAGTGACTCATTTGCGCGGGGCGCGTTTGTGATTGCCACCGGTGATACTGCAATGTTAGCTACTACGCAAGCTCGCCAAGCAGCCCAGTGTTTCCGATTTCTGGTTAACTGTGCCGATCCGAGCACACACAGCTGA
- a CDS encoding RraA family protein → MIDYQAFEALSPTTLADALSRSQVMDLGIHPLWQGMPRVAGPAFTVQCTPGDNLMLHAAIYRAEPGSIIVVDGADTNFAVAGGNVCAVAQRRGIKAFIIDGVIRDLAEARANQFPVFARGVIPIPGGKEVINPLNQPLVCGGVQVGPGDIIVADEEGIVVVPRDRAESVLAKAQARAAKDATETLDAWEQAHRAKIEDILRTKGFVD, encoded by the coding sequence ATGATCGATTATCAAGCATTTGAAGCCCTTTCGCCAACCACTTTAGCCGACGCACTCAGCCGTAGCCAAGTGATGGATCTGGGGATTCATCCGTTATGGCAGGGTATGCCACGCGTCGCAGGCCCAGCCTTTACTGTTCAATGCACGCCAGGCGATAACCTTATGTTGCATGCAGCAATCTATCGGGCTGAGCCAGGTTCAATCATTGTGGTTGATGGTGCTGATACTAATTTTGCCGTTGCTGGTGGCAATGTTTGTGCGGTTGCCCAACGACGTGGCATCAAAGCCTTCATTATTGATGGGGTAATTCGCGATCTGGCTGAAGCCCGAGCCAACCAATTTCCGGTGTTTGCCCGTGGTGTAATTCCAATTCCTGGTGGCAAAGAGGTTATCAACCCACTTAATCAGCCACTAGTTTGTGGCGGAGTTCAGGTTGGCCCAGGCGATATTATCGTCGCTGACGAAGAGGGAATTGTGGTTGTACCTCGTGATCGCGCTGAGAGTGTATTAGCAAAAGCTCAAGCTCGCGCCGCCAAAGATGCAACCGAAACCCTTGATGCATGGGAACAAGCCCATCGCGCCAAAATCGAGGATATTCTGCGCACCAAGGGTTTCGTTGATTAA